Proteins found in one Mangifera indica cultivar Alphonso chromosome 15, CATAS_Mindica_2.1, whole genome shotgun sequence genomic segment:
- the LOC123197315 gene encoding zinc finger CCCH domain-containing protein 48-like isoform X1: MDSDEGGGNKRVFQRLGVGPSTSDTKQKVCYHWRAGKCNRFPCPFLHRELPLPPHTMGPANGTPTKRFANSSWGRVANNNRVVRKTEKICTYWVEGKCGYGEKCRFLHSWFLGEGFRLLTQLEGHQKVVSGIALPSGSDKLYSGSQDETVRVWDCASGQCLGVVNLGGEVGCMINEGPWMFVGLPNIVKAWNTQTNTDLSLGGPVGQVYAMAVGNDLLLAGTQDGSILAWKFNAAANGFEPAASLKSHNLAVVSLVVGANRLYSGSMDNSIKVWSLGTLQCIQTLSEHTSVVMSLLCWDQFLLSCSLDKTIKVWVATESGNLEVTYTHNEEYGLLTMCGMPDSEGKPVLLCSCNDNSVRLYDLPSFSERGKIFAKQEIRSIQVGPGGLFFTGDGTGQVKVWQWWNGPAASA, encoded by the exons ATGGATTCAGACGAGGGCGGAGGAAATAAGCGCGTGTTCCAGCGGTTGGGAGTTGGGCCTTCAACGAGCGACACAAAGCAGAAAGTTTGTTACCATTGGCGGGCAGGAAAGTGTAACAGATTTCCATGTCCATTCTTGCACAGAGAATTGCCGCTTCCGCCGCACACGATGGGGCCAGCCAACGGAACCCCAACGAAGCGGTTTGCGAATTCGTCGTGGGGTCGGGTTGCGAATAATAATCGGGTGGTGAGGAAGACAGAGAAAATATGTACTTATTGGGTTGAAGGGAAGTGTGGTTATGGAGAGAAGTGTAGGTTTTTGCATTCCTGGTTTCTGGGTGAGGGTTTCAGGCTGTTGACGCAGCTTGAAGGCCACCAGAAG gTTGTGAGTGGAATTGCGTTGCCTTCCGGATCCGATAAGCTTTATTCAGGAAGTCAAGATGAGACTGTGAGGGTTTGGGATTGTGCGTCTGGTCAG TGTCTGGGTGTGGTTAATCTAGGTGGTGAAGTTGGCTGTATGATTAATGAAGGTCCTTGGATGTTTGTGGGTCTACCAAATATTGTCaag GCATGGAATACCCAAACTAATACTGATCTCAGTCTTGGTGGACCTGTAGGACAAGTTTATGCTATGGCGGTGGGGAATGATTTGCTCCTAGCTGGTACACAG GACGGGTCTATATTGGCATGGAAATTTAATGCTGCTGCCAATGGCTTTGAACCGGCGGCATCACTCAAAAGTCACAATCTTGCAGTTGTATCATTAGTGGTTGGAGCTAATAGACTTTACTCTGGTTCTATGGACAATTCTATAAAA GTCTGGAGTCTTGGAACTTTGCAGTGCATACAAACTTTAAGTGAGCATACTTCAGTTGTCATGTCCCTTCTTTGTTGGGATCAGTTTCTCTTATCATGCTCATTGGACAAAACAATAAAG GTGTGGGTTGCCACAGAAAGTGGAAACTTGGAAGTGACATATACTCACAATGAAGAATAT GGGTTGCTTACCATGTGTGGAATGCCTGATTCAGAAGGCAAGCCAGTCTTGTTGTGCTCTTGCAATGACAACTCCGTTCGCCTCTATGATTTACCATC GTTTTCTGAAAGGGGTAAAATTTTTGCCAAGCAGGAGATTCGATCCATTCAAGTAGGTCCTGGTGGTCTGTTTTTCACTGGTGATGGAACTGGTCAAGTGAAAGTGTGGCAATGGTGGAATGGACCAGCTGCCTCAGCTTGA
- the LOC123197924 gene encoding calcium-dependent protein kinase 26-like, whose product MAVAKSNSSSEPSRQPCNCYKAAGLTETILEANEISDLKDRFILGKQLGWGQFGVIRVCSDKLTGEVFACKSINKDRLVTSDDARSVKLEIEIMAKLSGHPNVVDLKAVYEDEKSVHLVMELCAGGELFHQLEKYGRFSEAEARILFRHLMQVVLYCHEIGVVHRDLKPENILLATDASFSPIKLADFGLATYIMPGQRLHGTVGSPFYIAPEVLTGGYNQAADVWSAGVILYILLSGMPPFWGNTKSRIFDAVRAADLRFPSNPWDNISESAKRLVRGMLSTNPSQRLTAQQVLDHSWMKDDILYTELLGGNNFEGCQEWDLKSDSFSTPFMIRNQDISFGSGTGSPIVFNAESPAFTCRTSFSSFLVEPSTPCSASARFYFCSPSNSNTLEFTSPVPSMPSFSFFGTGSIQQGISVDCSTSISRLDATNGEASLEEVLTVPDPSPSFGHQLREMEHKTAEVKRAGGSIGSKISGIHSKRNRTIGLGEREQLDFVVSESVIRWASCTNISIAPSLRSSLVC is encoded by the exons ATGGCTGTTGCCAAGAGCAACAGCAGCAGTGAACCATCTAGGCAACCTTGTAATTGTTATAAAGCTGCGGGTTTAACTGAAACCATTTTGGAAGCTAATGAGATCTCTGACTTGAAAGATCGATTCATTCTAGGGAAGCAGTTGGGTTGGGGGCAGTTTGGTGTTATTAGGGTTTGCTCTGATAAACTGACTGGAGAGGTGTTTGCCTGCAAATCCATTAACAAAGATAGATTAGTGACCTCTGATGATGCACGGAGTGTAAAGcttgaaattgaaataatgGCTAAGTTATCAGGTCACCCTAATGTTGTAGACCTCAAGGCAGTCTATGAGGATGAAAAGTCTGTGCATCTGGTGATGGAGCTTTGTGCTGGAGGGGAACTTTTCCACCAGTTAGAGAAGTATGGACGATTCTCTGAAGCAGAGGCCAGGATTCTCTTTAGGCATTTGATGCAAGTTGTTCTATATTGTCATGAAATTGGCGTTGTTCATAGAGACTTGAAGCCAGAGAACATTCTGTTGGCTACAGACGCCTCATTCTCACCAATTAAGCTGGCCGACTTTGGTCTTGCTACCTACATAATGCCTG GGCAGAGGCTGCATGGTACTGTTGGGAGTCCATTTTATATAGCTCCTGAGGTATTGACTGGGGGCTACAACCAAGCAGCTGATGTTTGGAGTGCTGGTGTTATTTTGTATATTCTTCTCAGTGGTATGCCCCCATTCTGGGGTAACACTAAGTCACGAATATTTGATGCTGTTAGGGCAGCCGATCTACGGTTCCCCTCAAATCCTTGGGATAACATATCTGAATCTGCAAAGAGACTAGTCAGGGGAATGCTTTCTACGAATCCTTCTCAGAGGCTCACTGCCCAGCAGGTTTTAG ATCATTCATGGATGAAGGATGACATACTGTACACTGAATTATTGGGTGGGAACAATTTTGAAGGTTGTCAAGAATGGGATTTAAAAAGTGACTCATTCTCTACTCCATTTATGATTAGGAATCAGGACATCAGCTTTGGCTCTGGAACTGGATCACCAATTGTTTTCAATGCTGAATCACCTGCATTTACATGCAGAACgtcattttcatctttcttgGTGGAACCTTCAACACCTTGTTCTGCATCTGCTAGGTTTTATTTCTGTAGTCCCAGCAATTCTAATACCTTGGAATTCACTTCTCCTGTACCCTCAATGccaagtttttcattttttggcaCTGGTTCCATTCAGCAAGGTATTTCAGTGGATTGTTCAACCAGCATCAGCAGACTTGATGCAACTAATGGAG AGGCTAGCTTGGAGGAGGTTCTTACAGTACCCGATCCTTCTCCTTCCTTTGGGCATCAATTGAGAGAAATGGAACATAAGACAGCTGAAGTTAAAAGAGCAGGAGGGAGCATTGGATCCAAGATTTCGGGCATCCACAGTAAGAGGAACCGAACAATTGGTCTTGGTGAGAGGGAGCAACTTGATTTTGTGGTGTCTGAGTCAGTGATCCGTTGGGCATCATGCACAAATATTTCAATTGCCCCATCCTTAAGATCCTCTCTTGTGTGTTGA
- the LOC123197315 gene encoding zinc finger CCCH domain-containing protein 48-like isoform X2, with protein sequence MDSDEGGGNKRVFQRLGVGPSTSDTKQKVCYHWRAGKCNRFPCPFLHRELPLPPHTMGPANGTPTKRFANSSWGRVANNNRVVRKTEKICTYWVEGKCGYGEKCRFLHSWFLGEGFRLLTQLEGHQKVVSGIALPSGSDKLYSGSQDETVRVWDCASGQCLGVVNLGGEVGCMINEGPWMFVGLPNIVKAWNTQTNTDLSLGGPVGQVYAMAVGNDLLLAGTQDGSILAWKFNAAANGFEPAASLKSHNLAVVSLVVGANRLYSGSMDNSIKVWSLGTLQCIQTLSEHTSVVMSLLCWDQFLLSCSLDKTIKVWVATESGNLEVTYTHNEEYGLLTMCGMPDSEGKPVLLCSCNDNSVRLYDLPSRFDPFK encoded by the exons ATGGATTCAGACGAGGGCGGAGGAAATAAGCGCGTGTTCCAGCGGTTGGGAGTTGGGCCTTCAACGAGCGACACAAAGCAGAAAGTTTGTTACCATTGGCGGGCAGGAAAGTGTAACAGATTTCCATGTCCATTCTTGCACAGAGAATTGCCGCTTCCGCCGCACACGATGGGGCCAGCCAACGGAACCCCAACGAAGCGGTTTGCGAATTCGTCGTGGGGTCGGGTTGCGAATAATAATCGGGTGGTGAGGAAGACAGAGAAAATATGTACTTATTGGGTTGAAGGGAAGTGTGGTTATGGAGAGAAGTGTAGGTTTTTGCATTCCTGGTTTCTGGGTGAGGGTTTCAGGCTGTTGACGCAGCTTGAAGGCCACCAGAAG gTTGTGAGTGGAATTGCGTTGCCTTCCGGATCCGATAAGCTTTATTCAGGAAGTCAAGATGAGACTGTGAGGGTTTGGGATTGTGCGTCTGGTCAG TGTCTGGGTGTGGTTAATCTAGGTGGTGAAGTTGGCTGTATGATTAATGAAGGTCCTTGGATGTTTGTGGGTCTACCAAATATTGTCaag GCATGGAATACCCAAACTAATACTGATCTCAGTCTTGGTGGACCTGTAGGACAAGTTTATGCTATGGCGGTGGGGAATGATTTGCTCCTAGCTGGTACACAG GACGGGTCTATATTGGCATGGAAATTTAATGCTGCTGCCAATGGCTTTGAACCGGCGGCATCACTCAAAAGTCACAATCTTGCAGTTGTATCATTAGTGGTTGGAGCTAATAGACTTTACTCTGGTTCTATGGACAATTCTATAAAA GTCTGGAGTCTTGGAACTTTGCAGTGCATACAAACTTTAAGTGAGCATACTTCAGTTGTCATGTCCCTTCTTTGTTGGGATCAGTTTCTCTTATCATGCTCATTGGACAAAACAATAAAG GTGTGGGTTGCCACAGAAAGTGGAAACTTGGAAGTGACATATACTCACAATGAAGAATAT GGGTTGCTTACCATGTGTGGAATGCCTGATTCAGAAGGCAAGCCAGTCTTGTTGTGCTCTTGCAATGACAACTCCGTTCGCCTCTATGATTTACCATC GAGATTCGATCCATTCAAGTAG